ATGCATAAAAAATGCATCAAAAATTGCTATATGTAACAATGAGATTACCCATCCCAACCCCTCCCACTGAAAACTATATAACCTCTTACAGAATGTTAGTGTTCCAAGTCTTAGTGTAACTTGATATTGTAGTGAGCTGCTTGGTCCCTTTCAATCCTTTTTCTTATTGATGGGTTCAGTTGTTTCCTACTGTAAGAGGCAGTTTTCTGTCAGCATCTCAATGTGTAGTTCATTTCCCACTGAAACATGGGATAGGTAATTTGTTTCCAGTAAGTTTGATTGTTTTCGTATatgcattaaaaatgttttaaagtcttGTTTGACTTTTCTTGATGACTTCTCTTGCAAATGTTTATGTCAGTACTGCCACTAACAGCCTGAAGTCCATGGTGGAGCTGCTATTTTATTTCTCACATGTCACTAGTCCTTCTGTTTTCATAGTTACAGGAAGGGCAATAGCTGAAGGCGCACTGACAGCCACTACGTGGGTCACTGTCTTATTTCCATCTGCCGGTTTTTCTTCTACTAGCTGCAAAGTTTTCACATCATGTTCTTGCTTTTTGGCCACTGCTTCCGATTTAACCTCTGGCCCCTTTATGACTGCACTGATAACTCGAGGAGGAGTCTGGCCAGATGCCTGCTGAGTAGGCATTGATAGTCTCATTACAGGTGTACCATGGGCTATTGAAACAGGAGTAAGTGCTCTCACAGCCAGTGGGGTTCCAACAATGTTAATGCTTCCTGATCCAGTCAAATTTGACTTTGTCTGCAGTTGACACTGTGCAAGCTGTGTAGCTGGGATGGTGACAATTTTGGCAGGCTGCATGGTGATTTTGTCTCCATTTTCAGTAGGAGCTGGCATCACAGTAGGGATTGTCTGAATGACTACCTTTGGAGAGGTCGCTGTTGTTGGACTAGTGCTGGTTATTAATGGTGCACCTGCATTAACTGACTGAACTGCCACAGTTGAAATTTTCTGACTCAATGGTGTCATTACAACAGGTATCTGTATTGTCACACGAACTGTCCTTGGAGCTGCTGTTGCTGACACAGAAGCAGTGGTAGTAGGAGACCTGGATGAAgcatccagtctctactaaaaatacaaaaattagcccagcttggtggcaggtgcctgtaatcccagctattccggagaatcacttgaacccaggaggtggagaatgcagtgagccaagattgcaccactgcactccagcctgggcaacagagtgaaactttgtcttaaaataaataaataaataaaataaataaataagtatttaataGTCCAGGTATTCCACTTAATATATTCCtcatgatttttattgttttccagaATATCCATGCTTCTATCTGGGATAATTTTCATCTATTTGAGATTCTTTTAATTTATCCTGAAGAACTACATTAATTGATACTTACCTACCTGCTGCGAATAAAGTCTCTCaacatactgttttttttttttctgaaaaagaacCTTTATTTTGCCATATTTATAAGATATATCTGAGGGATATTTTTCAATAAGTATAGAATTTAAGGTTGGtggtttctttactttttcttttcttatttttaaataacatatatcagcactttaaatatgacattttattGTATTCTGGTTATATACTTTCTGTTGAAAACTCATCTATCTGCCTTATTATTACTTTCCAGGAGGCAATGTGTTTTCTATTTGT
Above is a genomic segment from Pongo pygmaeus isolate AG05252 chromosome 11, NHGRI_mPonPyg2-v2.0_pri, whole genome shotgun sequence containing:
- the LOC129031583 gene encoding ETS-related transcription factor Elf-2-like, whose amino-acid sequence is MSKFRLDASSRSPTTTASVSATAAPRTVRVTIQIPVVMTPLSQKISTVAVQSVNAGAPLITSTSPTTATSPKVVIQTIPTVMPAPTENGDKITMQPAKIVTIPATQLAQCQLQTKSNLTGSGSINIVGTPLAVRALTPVSIAHGTPVMRLSMPTQQASGQTPPRVISAVIKGPEVKSEAVAKKQEHDVKTLQLVEEKPADGNKTVTHVVAVSAPSAIALPVTMKTEGLVTCEK